One part of the Halobacteriovorax vibrionivorans genome encodes these proteins:
- a CDS encoding AAA-type ATPase lid domain-containing protein, whose amino-acid sequence MKKLRNYRIKLKESDKVKCILYEMVGDSTSNAFRVKLDNISTTGIGILIGEYVDSTVFKVEIIYKNIRLLQTVKLRRYRPNFNNRGDNYLGLEFVEYEVENIMDLMTKLVASMSRLRLRDLMYDMVLNEAVAGNFDSSTIPDSEADKDQQVSTSMILDLFQIFKNYNNKIELIKLFVIEVQRIVKAKDARIFIVGHDEQTFSEFDFETSDVMELEYPIVGILEELYNNPRGIKSKFSQSLSSDEFFNMYEVVNNTTISTYMMCPIFDHNENIFGILNFSNKEKGELFTDNDLKQAMFLARVMGLLYFYDNAEVTNQLDYESENLDTNVAFHTSLGVSLFAKKAQAFLEQYSGHDVKTPVYVYGDEGSGKFHLCKKIAKSSSSENQHVEIINCFSKMDKKAVDLRIARIRDKVVNGNVIFKGLDKVSIVTAKYIINEVGNNESFRLLFTGSEYIEEIDIPSFKTISLNERKEDIIFFANYFISQYSLKNHTTKKRLSHEVAQMLIDYDWPGNIAELKACIARLMIFNKGSGSLSIRTSDITPLFENEGQPQISIDANDLNIKAFDEHDLSNQECADLYLYFYVAKKLKDGAVGLKSVASEMLIDYDDVVNRLENGSVVVKRLFNETVDRVELYLSNNVA is encoded by the coding sequence TTGAAGAAATTACGTAATTATCGAATAAAACTAAAAGAGTCAGATAAGGTAAAGTGTATCTTATATGAAATGGTAGGAGACTCTACCTCTAATGCATTTAGGGTAAAGCTAGATAATATTTCAACAACTGGAATTGGTATTCTAATAGGTGAATACGTTGATAGCACTGTCTTTAAGGTTGAAATTATTTATAAAAATATTAGATTATTACAAACTGTAAAGCTTAGACGTTACCGTCCTAACTTTAATAATCGTGGTGATAATTATTTAGGCCTTGAGTTTGTTGAATACGAAGTTGAAAATATCATGGACTTAATGACTAAATTAGTTGCATCCATGAGTCGTTTACGTCTTAGAGACCTTATGTATGATATGGTACTAAACGAGGCCGTTGCAGGAAATTTTGATTCCAGTACGATACCAGATAGTGAAGCAGATAAAGATCAGCAAGTTTCAACTTCCATGATCTTAGACCTATTTCAAATCTTTAAAAACTATAATAATAAAATTGAATTGATAAAACTCTTCGTTATTGAAGTTCAAAGAATAGTAAAGGCCAAAGACGCTCGTATTTTTATTGTTGGCCATGATGAACAGACTTTTAGTGAGTTTGATTTTGAAACAAGTGACGTGATGGAGCTTGAGTATCCAATTGTTGGAATCCTTGAGGAACTTTACAATAACCCACGTGGAATTAAATCTAAGTTTTCTCAAAGTTTATCAAGTGATGAGTTTTTTAATATGTATGAAGTTGTAAATAATACGACAATTTCTACTTATATGATGTGTCCTATTTTTGATCATAACGAAAATATCTTTGGAATTTTAAATTTTTCAAATAAAGAAAAAGGTGAGTTATTTACTGACAATGATTTAAAGCAGGCAATGTTTTTGGCCAGAGTTATGGGGCTTTTATATTTCTATGATAATGCAGAGGTAACCAATCAGCTGGATTATGAAAGTGAAAACCTTGATACAAATGTCGCTTTTCATACTTCTTTAGGCGTTAGTTTATTTGCTAAAAAAGCACAAGCATTTCTAGAGCAATATTCTGGGCATGATGTAAAAACACCTGTCTATGTGTACGGTGATGAAGGAAGTGGGAAATTTCACCTTTGTAAGAAGATTGCAAAAAGTTCAAGTAGTGAAAATCAGCATGTTGAGATTATCAATTGCTTTAGTAAAATGGATAAGAAGGCCGTTGATCTTAGGATTGCAAGAATTCGAGATAAGGTTGTAAATGGTAATGTTATCTTTAAAGGCCTTGATAAAGTTTCTATAGTAACAGCAAAATATATTATCAATGAAGTTGGTAATAATGAGAGTTTTCGTCTTCTTTTTACAGGTAGTGAATATATTGAAGAAATTGATATTCCTTCTTTCAAAACAATTTCATTAAATGAAAGAAAAGAGGATATTATCTTCTTTGCTAATTACTTTATCTCACAATATAGTCTTAAAAATCATACAACGAAAAAAAGATTATCTCATGAAGTTGCTCAAATGCTCATTGACTACGATTGGCCAGGAAATATCGCTGAGCTTAAGGCATGTATTGCAAGGCTTATGATTTTTAATAAAGGTAGTGGAAGCTTATCCATTAGAACTAGCGACATTACACCTTTGTTTGAAAATGAAGGACAACCTCAAATTTCAATAGATGCAAATGATCTCAATATAAAGGCATTTGATGAGCATGATCTAAGTAATCAAGAGTGTGCGGATCTCTATCTTTACTTCTATGTTGCTAAAAAACTTAAGGATGGTGCTGTTGGGCTTAAATCAGTAGCAAGTGAAATGCTGATTGATTATGATGATGTTGTAAATCGATTAGAAAATGGAAGTGTCGTTGTTAAGAGGTTATTTAATGAAACAGTTGACCGAGTTGAATTATATCTATCAAATAATGTGGCCTAG
- the trxB gene encoding thioredoxin-disulfide reductase has translation MAHHKVIIIGSGPAGYTAALYASRANLGPLVIEGHEPGGQLTTTTDVDNFPGFPEGIMGPDLMANMKKQTQRFGTEYLSGFVTDIDTTKRPFKLTVDSDKEYTADAVIVATGASAKYLGLPNEKELIGKGVSACATCDGFFYRDQIVHVVGGGDTAMEEATFLTKFAKKVYVVHRRDELRASKPMQQRAFDNEKIEFVWDSAVKEIIADDSGVKAIKVENLKTGEVTERETDGLFMGIGHKPNTDFLKGKVKLDDHGFIITAGKHPDTDVEGIYACGDVQDSYYRQAISAAGSGCEAAIRAERFLEENE, from the coding sequence ATGGCACACCACAAAGTCATTATCATAGGATCAGGTCCAGCAGGTTATACTGCGGCCCTTTACGCATCTCGCGCAAACCTAGGCCCACTTGTCATCGAAGGACATGAGCCAGGTGGTCAACTAACGACAACTACTGATGTCGACAACTTTCCAGGATTTCCAGAGGGAATCATGGGGCCAGATCTAATGGCAAATATGAAAAAACAAACACAACGCTTTGGAACTGAATACCTGAGCGGTTTTGTCACAGATATTGATACAACTAAGCGACCATTCAAGCTTACTGTTGATAGCGACAAAGAATACACTGCTGATGCTGTTATCGTAGCAACAGGAGCATCTGCAAAGTACCTAGGTCTTCCAAACGAGAAAGAACTTATTGGTAAAGGTGTTTCTGCATGTGCAACTTGTGATGGATTCTTCTATCGTGATCAAATTGTTCACGTAGTTGGTGGTGGAGACACTGCTATGGAAGAAGCTACATTCTTAACGAAATTTGCTAAGAAGGTATATGTTGTCCATAGAAGAGATGAGCTTAGAGCTTCTAAGCCAATGCAGCAAAGAGCATTCGATAACGAAAAAATTGAATTCGTATGGGATAGCGCTGTTAAAGAAATTATCGCTGATGATTCTGGCGTAAAAGCGATTAAGGTTGAAAACCTTAAAACCGGTGAAGTTACAGAGCGTGAAACTGATGGCCTATTTATGGGGATTGGACACAAGCCAAATACTGATTTCTTAAAAGGAAAAGTAAAGCTTGATGATCATGGCTTTATTATTACTGCAGGAAAGCACCCTGATACAGATGTTGAAGGTATTTATGCTTGTGGAGATGTTCAAGACTCTTACTACCGCCAAGCAATTTCAGCGGCCGGTTCAGGTTGTGAAGCTGCAATTCGCGCAGAAAGATTTCTAGAAGAAAACGAATAA